From Phycodurus eques isolate BA_2022a chromosome 20, UOR_Pequ_1.1, whole genome shotgun sequence, a single genomic window includes:
- the LOC133395982 gene encoding teashirt homolog 1-like, translating to MPRRKQQAPRRSSAYGPEDEFGSDKADEEEPLQDDGLSLDGQDNDYLFNDDEDAGDRFSCQNSPLSNGTNPDAGYASPLSAASDHLADLKTPPFFNDARQKLEEKPEESAEQLNGLSLQDSLAKMKAVYANLISDASWSSIALDMLKTKQDEDVASGKNNKSAHDERNGILNNSSQASVLSKIRSSSTCATTNMTTSSTTASRSASNNVSVNSGLAYDWHQAALAKTFQHTPYQLLPEPSLFSTVQLYRQNNKLYGPVFTGASKFRCKDCSAAYDTLVGLTIHMNETGHYRDDNKDTEDDRGKKWSKPRKRSLLEMEGKEDAQKVLKCMYCGHSFESLQDLSVHMIKTKHYQKVPLKEPMPALTSKLVPPTKKRAFQDLMSPSSPDSVSPSVPFGETPKDQKVTNPYVTPNNRYGYQNGASYTWQFEARKAQILKCMECGSSHDTLQQLTAHMMVTGHFLKVTNSASKKGKQLVFDPASEEKFQSIPLPPTTTKLPAPNGKSQRDSPLQPASPVEESRDGEDEELEEETLMPVELDRKIKEEKEEPPEKSDKTDKGKSYQYLREEDLEETPKGGLDILKSLANTVSSAINKAQTGTPTWGGYPSIHAAYQLQSSLKSTLPSCMQVQPLFSNNSLKAAPADLVPGSPASPQSHKNNVQAMEKLVEKVTMKSSVKSEKEEKVRSAKSPSPNCKDKRVSPNPEKTVIDKTESRSKESRKVTQIKEEATSPKKVVNEGCNNLSIITDHSPEQPLVNPLSALQSIMNTHLGKAAKVTTPFSDPFATLYKLNGKSVQIKPAEPVVEYQNDDQPMDLTKSRSTNGPPVNCTTSNRQPGSKGVSHSSSPPLRENALMDISDMVKNLTGRLTPKSTTPSSISDKSDVEGGTFEDSLEELSPIQRRKGRQSNWNPQHLLILQAQFASSLQETTEGKFVISDLGPQERVHICKFTGLSMTTISHWLANVKYQLKRTGGTKFLKNMDSGHPLFLCNDCASQFRTPSSYIRHLESHLGFTLQDLSKLSIDFLEQQVVGRTDEKTLGPSEFTDHEDDGGGGGSLNQCKLCSRTFVTKHAIKLHLCKTHGKSPENHLIFVKEFDKQ from the coding sequence CTTACGGTCCTGAGGATGAGTTTGGATCAGACAAAGCCGACGAAGAGGAACCCCTTCAGGATGACGGCCTCTCTCTGGACGGCCAGGACAACGACTACTTGTTCAACGACGATGAGGATGCTGGGGATCGCTTCAGCTGCCAGAACTCTCCACTCAGTAATGGAACTAACCCGGACGCTGGCTACGCCTCTCCGCTCAGCGCGGCCAGCGATCACCTGGCGGATCTCAAGACGCCACCCTTCTTCAACGACGCTCGGCAAAAGCTGGAGGAGAAGCCAGAGGAGAGCGCCGAGCAGCTCAATGGCCTCTCGCTGCAGGACAGTTTGGCCAAAATGAAAGCAGTCTATGCAAACTTGATCTCAGACGCCTCATGGTCTAGCATCGCCTTGGACATGCTGAAAACTAAACAAGATGAAGACGTTGCGTCCGGCAAGAACAACAAAAGTGCACATGACGAGCGCAATGGGATTCTAAACAACAGCAGCCAGGCGAGCGTCCTGTCAAAGATCAGATCAAGCAGCACCTGCGCTACCACTAATATGACTACGAGCAGTACCACTGCATCAAGAAGCGCGTCCAACAACGTCAGTGTCAACTCGGGGTTAGCCTACGACTGGCACCAGGCGGCCTTGGCCAAAACCTTTCAGCACACGCCGTACCAGCTTCTCCCCGAACCGAGCCTCTTCAGCACCGTGCAGCTCTACAGGCAAAACAACAAGTTGTATGGCCCCGTTTTCACGGGCGCCAGTAAGTTCAGGTGCAAGGACTGCAGCGCGGCCTACGACACCCTAGTGGGCCTGACCATCCACATGAACGAGACGGGCCACTACCGCGACGACAATAAAGACACAGAGGACGATCGGGGCAAGAAGTGGTCCAAGCCCCGCAAGCGTTCCCTGCTGGAAATGGAGGGCAAGGAGGATGCCCAGAAGGTTCTTAAATGCATGTACTGCGGCCACTCATTTGAGTCCTTACAGGACCTCAGCGTCCACATGATTAAAACGAAACACTATCAGAAAGTGCCTCTGAAAGAACCGATGCCAGCTCTCACCTCCAAGCTCGTCCCACCGACCAAAAAAAGAGCTTTTCAAGACTTGATGTCGCCAAGCTCCCCCGATTCAGTGTCGCCCAGCGTCCCGTTCGGAGAAACGCCTAAAGACCAGAAGGTGACCAATCCCTATGTCACGCCCAACAACCGCTACGGTTACCAAAACGGCGCCAGTTATACGTGGCAGTTCGAGGCACGCAAGGCGCAAATCCTCAAGTGCATGGAGTGCGGCAGCTCGCATGACACCTTGCAGCAACTGACAGCGCATATGATGGTCACGGGACACTTTCTCAAAGTTACCAACTCAGCCTCTAAAAAGGGCAAGCAGCTTGTTTTTGACCCCGCTAGCGAGGAAAAATTTCAGTCCATTCCTTTGCCGCCGACGACCACCAAGCTCCCAGCTCCAAACGGGAAGTCGCAGCGTGACTCCCCTTTGCAGCCGGCAAGCCCCGTGGAAGAGAGTAGGGACGGAGAGGATGAAGAGTTAGAGGAAGAGACTCTGATGCCGGTTGAACTCGACAGAAAAATTaaagaagagaaggaagagCCACCTGAGAAGTCAGATAAGACCGATAAGGGAAAGTCTTACCAGTATCTCAGAGAAGAAGACTTGGAGGAGACACCTAAAGGGGGACTGGACATCTTGAAATCGTTGGCAAACACGGTTTCAAGCGCAATCAACAAGGCCCAGACAGGCACGCCGACGTGGGGCGGATACCCCAGCATCCACGCAGCATACCAGCTCCAGAGCTCGCTCAAGTCCACTCTGCCTTCTTGTATGCAGGTTCAACCTTTATTCAGCAACAACTCTCTTAAGGCTGCGCCCGCCGACTTGGTTCCCGGCAGTCCGGCGTCACCTCAGAGCCACAAAAACAATGTGCAGGCCATGGAGAAACTGGTGGAGAAGGTAACTATGAAGAGCTCggtgaaaagtgaaaaagagGAGAAGGTCAGGTCTGCCAAGTCACCGTCGCCAAATTGTAAAGACAAACGGGTTTCACCTAATCCAGAAAAGACTGTCATAGACAAAACGGAGTCTAGaagcaaagaaagtagaaaggTTACACAGATCAAGGAGGAGGCAACATCGCCAAAAAAGGTTGTTAATGAAGGCTGCAACAATCTGAGCATCATCACCGACCACTCCCCGGAGCAGCCCCTCGTCAACCCTCTTAGCGCCCTGCAGTCCATCATGAACACCCACTTGGGCAAAGCCGCCAAAGTGACAACGCCCTTCAGCGACCCCTTCGCCACGCTCTACAAGCTCAATGGCAAGTCGGTTCAAATCAAGCCTGCCGAACCGGTGGTAGAGTACCAAAACGACGACCAGCCCATGGATTTGACCAAATCTAGGAGCACCAATGGACCCCCGGTGAACTGTACCACATCTAACCGACAACCGGGCTCCAAAGGTGTGTCCCATTCGTCATCGCCGCCCCTCCGGGAGAACGCTTTAATGGACATATCAGACATGGTAAAGAATCTGACGGGCCGCTTGACGCCGAAGTCCACGACGCCGTCCTCCATCTCGGACAAGTCCGACGTCGAAGGGGGGACCTTTGAGGACAGTTTGGAGGAGTTATCCCCCATCCAGAGGCGGAAAGGCCGGCAGTCCAACTGGAATCCACAGCATCTCCTGATCCTCCAGGCGCAATTTGCCTCCAGCCTGCAGGAGACCACTGAGGGGAAGTTTGTCATTAGCGACCTGGGCCCCCAGGAGCGGGTGCACATCTGCAAATTCACCGGTCTCTCCATGACCACCATCTCGCATTGGCTGGCCAATGTGAAGTACCAGCTAAAGCGGACAGGTGGCACCAAGTTCCTCAAGAACATGGACTCGGGTCACCCGCTGTTTCTGTGCAACGACTGCGCCTCCCAGTTCAGAActccttcctcctacattcgCCACTTGGAGTCCCACTTGGGCTTCACCCTGCAGGACCTTTCCAAGCTCTCCATAGACTTCCTCGAGCAGCAGGTCGTCGGCAGGACGGACGAAAAGACTCTCGGCCCGTCTGAGTTTACGGATCACGaggacgacggcggcggcggcggctcgcTCAATCAGTGCAAACTGTGCAGTCGGACCTTCGTGACCAAGCACGCCATCAAACTGCACCTTTGCAAGACGCACGGCAAGTCCCCTGAGAACCACCTGATCTTTGTCAAAGAGTTTGATAAGCAGTGA